The nucleotide sequence TCTCATAGTAGTTTGTTCATAGAGTCAGTATAGCAAACACTTTCAATATTGTGTGGTATGATTCCAAATTAGATGAAAAACTCGACTACAATTACTGGGAGACTTTGATGTCTACTCATTTGAAAGCTCAGAACCTATGGAATTTTATTGAACCAGGTTTGCAACAAGGAATTGACAATGCCCAAAAGAAGGGAGATCAAAGCATATTGATATACAGTTTCACAAAATTAGAGAATTGGTAGATGAGAAAGAAGTTGTGATCGAATTCTGTCATGCTGAATAACAATTTGCGGATATATTTATAAAGCCATTGAAGACCGAGTTATTTTATAAGTTAAAGAAGATGTTTGAAATGATAAATTCTACAAGCTTGATTTAAGGGAGGcagtgtttgataaaataaatcAACTTGTATCCACATCTATATTGCAATCATCATGTATAATCATGAGATAAGTAAGTTGTCAAATTGGATAAAAGTACAAGAGACGAGAAGACTCCACATATTACCAAGTTGttagaagatttgaaaatttaCAACTCATATGATGTTTTCTACAAAACCTAGAAGATTTTAGAATGTTACAAATTGCTTATAACATGCTAGAAGTATTTAGAATATAAAATCAAATATGAGTTGCAAAGTTTGACTACATGCTAAAAGTAGTCAACAATAGCGGCTTGAACTTTCTACAAGTTTCATCACCTCCATTACAACCTTGCTTAGTTGTTCATACCCAATAATAACCTTTCTTAGCAATTAAGTAAGTTATCATATTTTGTCTATATAAAGGCTTAAAATCCATGTACTTTAATAATCTCTCCATATGAATGAAAATGTATTGAGTTGTTAGAAATTCTCTTCTCTTTTGTGAGTGTGTTGGTGAGTTTGAGagataaaaaaatatgatagcgtTATTTATGTGAGTGAGTGATCTTATGACCAATTAAGTGCGGGTATTATACTTACATTTGATATCAGAGCTGATTAATCTAGCGCCTGATGTCTGAGAATTTGTGAGGTGTGAGAGGGTTCTCTCATAGTTGTTTGTTTATAGAGTCAGTATGGCAAACACTTTCAATATTGTATGATATGATTCCAAATTAGATGAAAAACTCGACTATAGTTACTAGGAGAGTTTGATGTCTATTCATTTGAAGGCTATCAGAACCTGTGAAATTTTATTGAACCAGATTTGCAACAAGGAGTTGACAATGCCCAACAGAGGGGAGATGAAAGCATATTGATTTACGGTTTCACAAAATTAGAGAATTGGTGAATGAGAAAGAAGTTGTGATCAAATTCTATcatactgaagaacaagttgcgaATATATTTACAAACCCATTGAACACCGAGTTATTTTACAAGTTGAAAAATATGCTTGGAATAATAAATTTTACAAGTTTGATTTAAGGGAAGCATTGTtgcataaaataaattaatttgtatCCACTTCAATATTAGAATCAATGATCTTAAGATAAGCAAATTGTCAAATTGGATAAAATTACAAAAGAAACTAAAAGACTTCACATATTACCAAATTGTTAGAAGATTTAAGAATTTATATGATCTTTTCTATAAAACACTAAAAGATTCAAAAATGCTACAAATTGTTTACAACATGTTAGACGTGTTTTGGATATAAAGTCAAATATGAATTACAAAGTTTGATTATATGTTAAAAATAGTCAACAATAATGACTTCAATTTTTTACAAGTTTTATCACTTCCATTATAACTAATGATTAGTTGTTCATAGttaataatattcttttttaataattaagtATGTTATCatattttgtttatataaaggCTTGAAAGGCATAcactttaataatttttttatatgaatgaAAATATATTGAGTTGTTataaatttttctctttttttgtgAGTGTGTTGgtgaattgaaaaaataaaaaaatataataacattATTTATGTGAGTGAGTAATCTTGAAGTCAATTAAGTGTGGATATTATGTTTATAGAAACTGAGTTAAAATAATTGCAAAATTTATTAGTTGAGTTGCAGATTTTTTTTAAGACTTTACCAACTATTTTTTGTGACATGAGTAATATATTGTTAATTGCTAATTCAATATTTCATAATCGTACTAAGCATTATCAGTTGAATGTACAGATTATTAAGAAAAAGATTCAATCAAAAGCTCTTTACATTGTTAGTCGAATTCTATTATGATGTGCACTATATATACTTGAGCTACTAGAAGTGTATTAACTCAATTCATACCAAATACACACTTGATATTCAATTTCCCTTTGTTCAGCTTTAAGCTTTCTGATTCTCATTTTTTTGGTTCAAATTTTTATAAACAAATACACACTCGAATTTTTAGTTCTCAAGTCATCTTCTCTGCTTTTCTATTAAGTAattatcataaataaaataataaatttaaccaaaaaatataatttaatacaAAAGAAAGagttagatttttatatataaattatctgAAAAAGCTATGCATCCATGTATTTTTTACATGGTTATTAACTAAGTAATTTCCTCCACACGCGTTACATATAACGTGCTGCAACCTAAAATTTTGCTCAACGTAAATCTTCTGCTGCAacgtaaatatttttctttttcttctttcttcgcgTTCATCATCTCATTTTCTTATTTCGATCTGGTTGCATTTATcttttttctattcttcttcgttttcttcttcgatctgcacttctgaatcgaaacaataaatgactcaacttcaaatcaggagagcgatttggattactcttctgaaacgaatcaaactgacaaagtttggattattcaattttgaatcgaattgaatggaatgcaattgctaatttgaattaaattaaatggacggaggtatactgaattgaattgaattgataatatgtaaattgtaggcagagttatttgaatttgattttatataatggattatgtttcgttcactcagtactatacaattgtttcaccatgagtactgtgttcggttcattctgcagaaagttgtttgaatttgattttatataatggattatgtttcgttcactcagtactatacaattgtattgtgttcggttaaccatgagtactatgttcggttcaccatgagtactgtgttcagttcaccatgagtactgtgttcggttcattctgcactattcaaaactcttcttcctcaccttttacttcttcttcaccagagagagaaggagaaaaagacaaaaaaatacagcagcaacaacaacaaaagaatgacgataggaTTTCAGGGTttaaggttttagggtttagggtttatgggttcagggttcaatgtacaggggttcagtgtgtttcaaaCTTTTGGTTCGCCCCGTGTATTAATTTTGGTTCACTGTAttcatggttgagggtttagggtttagaggtctagggtttagggtttagggtttacggtagggttcagggtttagggtttagggtttaacgTTCAGGGTTCAAAGTTCAGAGTTCAGGgttcgggttcagggtttaggctgtttagggtttaggttttagagtgttgggtttagggtttaggttttaaggttttaggaatttagggtttatgggttcagggttcagtgttcagggttttggttttagtgtttagggtttagggtttaggggttcatAATTTTTTGGTAAATAGGAGAGTGATTTGGATtactcttctgaaacgaatcaaactgacaaagtttggattattcaattttaaatcgaattgaatggaatgcaattgctaatttgaattgaattaaatggacggaggtgtactgaattaaattgaattgaattgataatatgtaaattgtaggtagagttatttgaatttgattttatataatggattatgtttcgttcactcaatactatacaagtgtttcaccatgagtactgtgttcggtgcagaaagttgtttgaatttgattttatataatggattatgtttcgttcactcaatactatacaattgtattgtgttcggttcaccataagtactatgttcggttcaccatgaatactgtgttcggttcaccatgagtactgtattCGATTTattctgcactattcaaaactcttcttcctcatcttctactgcttcttcatcaGAGAGAGAACgaggaaaagataaaaaaatacagcagcaacaacaataaaagaatgacgataaggagaaaacacgtgaagaagaaggaacgcgaaaaaggaggagaaggaggaacgcgaagaagaagacgctccgtgcgtaaacaagcgtgagaagaagaagaagaagaagaagaagaagaagaagaagaagaagcgcgggagaagaagaagaagcgtgggGGAGAAGAAGCGTTGGGCAAGAGCGATTTTGTGTGTGTTAGACGCGTGTATTTCATGTTTCATTTAAtggtattaaattttttttatgttgggtCAACTTGATTACATGAATGTGTAGCATCTCATAATTAGAATGCTAACTTATACATAATCTTGTGTATTCTGACATTTCTTTTTGAAAACAATAAGCTTTTGTTTATAgtaaaaagtttaaaatattattttttcttataaactatttttcaatttataattattaattttgattataatatattttgaaaattttatctcAAAATTATTATAGAAATAcggtgaaaaaaataataataataatataaaaaaaaaaaaaaaaattagttatgaCTTAAGATTATCATGGACCACCCCGTTTTTGTCATTTAGCGTTTAACATCACTTTGTGAAGACATCTGATACTATGATATAACTTTCAAGTGTTGTACGGATGTAACTGTAGATGACAACCCAACACCAACCACCAAGAACTGAAATCTGTAAAGGACCATGATGAAGCATTTTTCATGTCCTTATCGCTCATTACTTCTGCGGAAGAAGGACAACAAAACTAGTTCGCAATTTTTGTTGTCTACCACCACCATAGCTCCAAgcaacgaagaagaagaagaaaaaaaagatggtGTTGGTGGCAATTTGGTTGTTCCTCCTGAAATGCCACACTTCAATCACACTCCATCACCTTACCGTGGTCCTTCAGCATCTGATCTCCTCAAGAGGCGCAAACACTACCTACCTACATCCGTTGGCCCCTATTACACCAACCCAGTAAGCATTTTCAATCACACATTAGTTACTTATAAAAAGTTATTTTGGTTGTTAATTAGGGACTTATTAtgttagttagtttgttagtaTGTTAGTTCGTACATTAAGATAAAAATGAATGTTTTGGACACCAATTCCACGGTTATAATGCAACTTGTTtataaaacatcaaattaaatCATGCATTTATatactattatttattttttaaatgagaAAAAGTAacgttatattttttttttccaaatcttGTATCTCTGTAGCTCAAACATTATTCAAATTATATGACGATGGTGATGGttcaatttagtttctttttcaattttatatgatttatatGACATATCTTCTCTTCTCTTATCAGTACTTTGCATAAAGTAGTTATTTTAATGCAAATATAATCTCTTAAGTACTAATACGGATTAGTCCAAATAATAAGCAGCTTGATATTGCTTAAACAAGGTATTGAATTCAATTCGAGACCTTGTAAATGATATACGATACATGATTTGTGGCAGTTGAATCTGGTGGAGGGTAAAATGCAGTACCTATATGATGAGAATGGTAGAAGGTATCTTGATGCATTTGGTGGCATTGCCACCGTTTCATGCGGCCATTGCCACCCTGATGTAGTTGAAGCAACTGTCAATCAGATGAGACTCTTGCAGCATACCACTGTCCTCTATTTGAACCATGCTGTCATCGATTTCGCCGAGGCTCTTGCTGCTAAGTTTCCCAGTGACCTCAAGGTTTTTCATTTATCTCTATGCTTTTTCAATGATACTAGTTGAAGTGTTCAAATAGGTGAAAACTCAGATGCAGTTAACTTGATGTGAAGTTGATAGCCGAGAGTCGTTAAATGATTTTAcagatttgactaaattatcatctaacagCTCCCAGCTATCAACTTCACACGAAGATAAAGTTAACTGCACCTGATTTTTCAGCGTTCCCGCAGGATGCTTGTGCGCCTTGTTCTGTAATCATGATTTCTTTCACTTAGTTCATTTGATGGAGTGATCTTCAAGCTTAGATTTTAGGGATGGAAAAGTTtagagggccagcaactttttcaAATTCTGACCAACATATAACCAGTAAAGAAAAGTGAACCATTACATGAAATTTCacatcaatctcacaccattaaaatcatcattgatggctatttaatggctataaatcacaaaaattgctggcctcCTAGTACTCCTCCTTAGGAATTCCCTAACTTGCAAATTTTCATTCAGGCTGTGTTCTTCACAAATTCCGGGACAGAAGCCAACGAGCTGGCTTTGATGATTGCCAGGCTGTACACAAGCTGCCATGACATAATTTCCATCAGAAATGGCTACCATGGCAATGCAACCTCAACAATGGGTGCCACTGCTCAAAACATTCACAAGTTCAATGTTGTGCAGGTGAACGGTTCTCTGTTTTAAACCAATGTTCAATTAAAGTTAGAAGTTAATAGTCACTGCATCTACTATGCCTTTTAGAGTGGAGTTCATCATGCCCTTAATCCAGATCCATATAGAGGTGTCTTTGGTTCGGATGGAGtcaaatatgcaaatgatgtTCAAGATATAATCGATTATGGAACTTGCGGTCGAGTAGCTGGGTTTATTGCTGAGTCTATTCAGGTGATGCTATCATTCATCACTTCAGTCCTTGATGAGGTTAAATTTTGTTGGTCATTTTACAAAAAATTCTAAATCGAATGGatttgatcttctttcttttatcaCTTAGGAGCCGTGCGAGATGAAAGTCTCATGCACGATTTTGAATGAGAAAGAAGTGAGGAATTCTCTTTATATGAATCGGAATTCTATTCCTTAATTTAGTGAAGGGTTTGTATTTGACAGGGAGTGGGTGGAGTAATAGAATTGGCTCCTGGTTACTTGCCTGAGGTTCATAGCATCATAAAGAAAGCAGGGGGTCTCTTTATAGCAGATGAGGTCCAGACCGGATTCGGTCGAACCGGAAGCCACTTCTGGGGCTTTGAGGCACATGGAATTGTCCCTGATATTATAACTCTGGCTAAGGTAGCACTTCTTTAGTCCCAAGTGACATGCACTGGAATTTGCACAAGACATTCATGTATATAACAAGTAGAAATTCACGTGCAGTTGTCTTTATGTGAAGCTATTAGTTAAGagctgttagatgatttgacatgTTTGACTAAATTGTTATCTAATAGCTCTTAACTTCACATAAAAAGAACTGCACGTGAGTGTTCACCATGTAACAATGAATTAAACCACTTTCTTAGACTAGAAAGCATTGTGTGTTAGGTCAGTGAATTGTCATAAAGTaaacaaagataagataaaaaaagttGGTCTCTTTGTTCTTGTTGGACAAAGTGTATGCGAATTATTGAACTAATTATACATTTCAGGGGATTGGTAACGGCGCGCCTATTGGCGCGGTGGTTACAACTCCTCAGATAGCGGAGGTGTTGAGTCGCCGCACTTACTTTAGCACATTTGGTGGGAATCCGGTATGTAGTGCGGCGGGGCATGCCGTTTTGAGAGTAATTGAGAAGGAAAAACTTGCGCAAAATGCATTTGTTGTTGGATCATATCTAAAAGAGTGCCTTAGTTCTCTCATGGATAAGCATGAAAGTAAGCTTCTTTTGCTtcttctagttttatttattttttttttctatgatgAATAACATTATGTTTTCTTGTTATACAAGTAATTGGGGATGTGAGGGGAAAAGGAATGTTGCTTGGAGTTGAGCTTGTGAAAGATCAGAAGTTGAAAGTTCCTGCTAATGCTGAAATGCTGCATATCATTGAAAAGATGAAAGGTTCATTCTACAACTTGTGATAGTGAATCGGTGATACCTATTAATCAGGGTTAATTCTCTGTTCAACTTTACATATAATATGATGCACTTCAGTCATTTAAACTTTCAAATTTTACAAATAGACCCTTAAGTGCATTATACGCCTTGAACTTTTTGAGTTATGAGCAAATCACTTCCTAAACTTTCTTCAATAAACAACGTTGATCTCCTAAACATTGTTTTGAAAAAAGAGGAGTGTTAGGACCagcaatttttgtattttgtaatcATTAATTGGTTATCAATAgtctttttaatggtgtgagattacatccaatAGTGGAAGATcattcacttttcttttgatggttaagtgttgACCAccaaacacaaaaattgctgacCCCTAAACTTTTCATTGAAAAAATGTTAGTTTTGTCAACtattgataaaaaatataattaaacttgTTCGGGACGGATCCACGTAGGNNNNNNNNNNNNNNNNNNNNNNNNNNNNNNNNNNNNNNNNNNNNNNNNNNNNNNNNNNNNNNNNNNNNNNNNNNNNNNNNNNNNNNNNNNNNNNNNNNNNNNNNNNNNNNNNNNNNNNNAAAATTTTTTAGATTTGTATATTTTcaataaagagtaaagtatcgtttttgtcctcaatgtttagggtaagtcctatttgtatccttaatgtttaaatcgttctatttgtatctctaacatttataaaagtgatttaatATTATTCTGccgtcaattatactaacaaatcatattgtatttttcaattattctcacttggatgtgttcgatttcaaTATTGTATCCATTATTTGTGTTTaggttcaattatgtccctagaaaagtgaagtATGTAAATGTTGCAGGGattaattttaacttttgatgagctatttttcgaatTAAATCATCAATTGTGTCCCAAACATTTTTAttactcatgatgtgtaattgagaataacattgaatcacttttacagaTATAAagaatacaaataggacgatttaaatgttagagaCACAAATATAATTTACCCCGAAAagaaaaacgatactttactctttcaaTAACCGCCGTGATGTATAGTTTAAGAAATAGAACGTAATTACttgttaagaaaaagaaatacaatgCAATTAACCCCATTTAAGCTTACAATTCTATTTCAGATATGGGGGTGCTAGTTGGGAAAGGTGGCTTTCATGGAAATGTTATAAGGATTACACCTCCATTATGTTTCACTAAGGAAGATGCAGGTTTGTTATTGTCATCACTATCAtcaccttttttttctttctcttcatagTACTTATTATATGTTTTCATGCTAATTCTCGCCATTTTTTGCATCATTATATAGATTTTCTTGTAGATGTGATGGACTACACAATGTTAAAGATGTGAAGCCTATTGCACTATGCCATAATCTTGGATGACGAACATGCTCTAATTGTGATCTTATTAGTGTAATATTTTAGTTTAGAACGGTCTTTGCACTAGAGTAAAGCATGTTATATTGTTATGTATAATATATGAGTTAGcattaaattttcttttttatattatgTATGTGATTATGTACTTACCTCCGGCTTACACTTAATTATTAGTAATTAAATCGCATGGAGAACTTAAAGACTTAAAGTTTattcaaactgaaattgaaatttaagatttgaaataaaaaataaaaccctGATTGTTAGCTCTTCAATGTATTGTGGAAACCTACATCAATTGCACCAATCTTAGGACGAAGTTAAAATCTACATAAAAAATAAGACAACAAATAAAATG is from Arachis ipaensis cultivar K30076 chromosome B01, Araip1.1, whole genome shotgun sequence and encodes:
- the LOC107644266 gene encoding alanine--glyoxylate aminotransferase 2 homolog 3, mitochondrial isoform X1; the protein is MMKHFSCPYRSLLLRKKDNKTSSQFLLSTTTIAPSNEEEEEKKDGVGGNLVVPPEMPHFNHTPSPYRGPSASDLLKRRKHYLPTSVGPYYTNPLNLVEGKMQYLYDENGRRYLDAFGGIATVSCGHCHPDVVEATVNQMRLLQHTTVLYLNHAVIDFAEALAAKFPSDLKAVFFTNSGTEANELALMIARLYTSCHDIISIRNGYHGNATSTMGATAQNIHKFNVVQSGVHHALNPDPYRGVFGSDGVKYANDVQDIIDYGTCGRVAGFIAESIQVMLSFITSVLDEGVGGVIELAPGYLPEVHSIIKKAGGLFIADEVQTGFGRTGSHFWGFEAHGIVPDIITLAKGIGNGAPIGAVVTTPQIAEVLSRRTYFSTFGGNPVCSAAGHAVLRVIEKEKLAQNAFVVGSYLKECLSSLMDKHEIIGDVRGKGMLLGVELVKDQKLKVPANAEMLHIIEKMKDMGVLVGKGGFHGNVIRITPPLCFTKEDADFLVDVMDYTMLKM
- the LOC107644266 gene encoding alanine--glyoxylate aminotransferase 2 homolog 3, mitochondrial isoform X2, translating into MMKHFSCPYRSLLLRKKDNKTSSQFLLSTTTIAPSNEEEEEKKDGVGGNLVVPPEMPHFNHTPSPYRGPSASDLLKRRKHYLPTSVGPYYTNPLNLVEGKMQYLYDENGRRYLDAFGGIATVSCGHCHPDVVEATVNQMRLLQHTTVLYLNHAVIDFAEALAAKFPSDLKAVFFTNSGTEANELALMIARLYTSCHDIISIRNGYHGNATSTMGATAQNIHKFNVVQSGVHHALNPDPYRGVFGSDGVKYANDVQDIIDYGTCGRVAGFIAESIQGVGGVIELAPGYLPEVHSIIKKAGGLFIADEVQTGFGRTGSHFWGFEAHGIVPDIITLAKGIGNGAPIGAVVTTPQIAEVLSRRTYFSTFGGNPVCSAAGHAVLRVIEKEKLAQNAFVVGSYLKECLSSLMDKHEIIGDVRGKGMLLGVELVKDQKLKVPANAEMLHIIEKMKDMGVLVGKGGFHGNVIRITPPLCFTKEDADFLVDVMDYTMLKM